The Bacteroidota bacterium genome contains the following window.
GAGGCGATCGCAGATCAGGTCCGTGCCCACGTGCCGGAGGCCCGGCTTCATATCGCCCATGGCCAGATGGCCGGTCACCAACTCGAGAAGGCGATGCTCGATTTTCTCGAGAAGAAGTATGACGTTCTGGTCTGTACGAAGATCATCGAATCGGGGCTCGATATTCCAAACGTAAATACCATCATCGTGAATCGAGCCGACAGATTCGGGCTGGCGGAGCTCTACCAGCTCCGGGGGAGGGTCGGGCGTTCCAACGTACAGGCATACGCGTTCCTTCTGACTCCGCCCCTCAGCATTCTTCCGAGGCCGACCTTCCGGAGGTTGCAAGCCATCGAGGAGTTCACCGAGCTTGGCGCCGGGTTCAACCTCGCGATGCGCGACCTCGAAATCCGCGGCGCCGGAAATCTTCTCGGCGGGGAGCAATCGGGGTACATCATGGAAATGGGGTTCGAAATGTACGAGCGGATTGTCCGGGAGGCGGTGGAGGAAATCAAACAGGAAGAATTCAAGGATGTGTTCAATAAGGGGAGTTTGCCGGCAGCGGTGGGAGCGACAGAAACCGTGGTCGAATCTGATATAGAAGCGTTGATACCGGATTTTTACGTGGAGGCCGATTCCGAGCGGCTCGACATCTATCGGCGCCTTTACAGGGCCTCCGAAGCCGAAGAACTCCGGTCGATGCGCGACGAGTTGCGGGACAGGTTCGGCGAATACCCCGCGGAGGTGGAAAATCTATTCCGTCTTGTGGAATTGCGGCTCGCCGCTTCGAAAGCCGGCTATCCCAAGATCTCCGTCCGGGGCGGACTGCTCACCCTCACGCTGCCGGATGCATCGGACGAACGGTTCTACGGGAAGTCAGGAGACGCGGCGACGAAAAAGGACGGAGACGCTTCCGCGCCGTTCCAGAGGATCATGGAGGAAATCTCGCGCGACAAGAAGAAGCGTGCGCAGCTCAGGCAGTTTGGAAAGGAATTGGCGCTGGAGTTCCCGCTCCAGGAAGCGCAGGATGTGAACAAGAGGTTGGACGAGGCCCGGGCGACGCTGGATAGAGTTGTCAGCCTAAGCGGAGCGAAGGATCTTGCCACCCGGTAGCCGCAGCCTTCAGGCCGCGTTTGACAGCCCGCGACCTAAAGGTCGCGGCTACCAAATCAAACAGGCGCTACGGTGATCGGTAGCCGCAGCCTTCAGGCTGCGGGATCCTTCGGTCGCTTCGCTCCCTCAGGATGACATTGGGAGGGTAAACGACCTCACTCCGGCGACGCCGGGGCGCTCTCTTCGAGGTGAAGATTTACTCTCTCCGTGCCTACACTCCAACTTTTCAGCCATGCGAAAAGCTTCGGTGCCGTCCAGACCGTGAACGCCATGAACAACACCCCGCCGATCAGATCCACCACATAGTGGTACCGCAGATAGACCGTGCTGATAATCAGAAGCGTTCCCACCACGTAGAGCACATACCGTGACTTGACCCGGTACAGGTGCGCGAAGTAGAGGATGATAAGCGTCATCTGCGTGTGCCCGCTCGGGAAGGCGTCGCGCTGTGCCACAGCGATCGGGTTCGGGACGTCATTCGGGATCGATTCGCCCGAATTCAGGAATGACCGGAGCGCATCGGTGAAATACAATCCCGGCAATTCTTTATTGATGGAGCCGAACGTATGCAGCGTCAGGCGCGGGCCGACCGCAGGGAACAACATATACCCGAAATACGAGAGGAAGAACCCATACGTTACGGTGAACATGACGAAAGAAAACCTTTCGAGGTCCCCCCGCAAGTGCAGCTCAACCGCGAGCGTTATCATCAACAGATAGTAGCTCACATATGCGAGTTGAAGGATTTCAGTCAGGACCGGGGCGGAAAATCGGGTGAGCCAGACCGTCGGGTTCACGCCGAATAGCCAATGATCGATCGCGATCAGCGACTGATCGATGTCCCCCCTGCCGGATTGCATGATGAGGTAGACTTCCTTGAAGAGCAGGAAAATGAGGGCGACGGGATACCAGTCATGCAGAAATCGGAGAATGCGCAGGCG
Protein-coding sequences here:
- a CDS encoding phosphatase PAP2 family protein encodes the protein MELKLASYARSVSAVDLLNIIFIALISIISIIYVPGAALWHVIAPINLGLCLAILFLGVASTQPRLRILRFLHDWYPVALIFLLFKEVYLIMQSGRGDIDQSLIAIDHWLFGVNPTVWLTRFSAPVLTEILQLAYVSYYLLMITLAVELHLRGDLERFSFVMFTVTYGFFLSYFGYMLFPAVGPRLTLHTFGSINKELPGLYFTDALRSFLNSGESIPNDVPNPIAVAQRDAFPSGHTQMTLIILYFAHLYRVKSRYVLYVVGTLLIISTVYLRYHYVVDLIGGVLFMAFTVWTAPKLFAWLKSWSVGTERVNLHLEESAPASPE